ACTGCGCGCCGTGGTCGAGAGCAGCGGCCTCAAGAAGCGCAATGTGGTCGCGGCGGTGGGCGGGCACGACGTGATCATCAAGAAGATCCAGATGGATCGCATGAGCGCGAACGATGCGCGCGAGGTGATCCGCTGGGAGGCGGAGCAGCACGTGCCCTTCGACATGGAGAACGTGCAGCTCGACTTCCAGATCCTGGATCCGGATGCAACGACGCCGCAGATGTCGGTGCTGCTGGTCGCGGCCAAGCGCGAGCTGATCGAGAACCGGCTGGCGCTGCTCGCCGATGCCGGGCTGACACCCGCGGTCATCGACGTGGATGCGTTCGCCCTGCACAACGCGTTCGAGCGCAGCTACGCCGAGCCGTTCAACGGGCTCGTGGCGCTGGTGAACGTCGGGCACGAGACCACGAACGTGAACCTGCTGGAGGACGGCCAGCCGACGCTCGTGCGCGATCTGCCTTTCGGCTCCCGTCGCCTGCGCGAGACGCTGCAGCGCGAGCGCGGCCTGACCGCAGAGCGCGCGGAAGCCGTGCTCCAGGGGCGCGACAGCGGTGTGGACCTGCGACCCCTGGTCGACGAGCGGATCGACGAGCTCTCGGTAGGCATCGAGCGCGCGGTCGCGTTCATCGTCGCGCAGAGCGGCGGCGA
The sequence above is drawn from the Longimicrobiales bacterium genome and encodes:
- the pilM gene encoding type IV pilus assembly protein PilM, which translates into the protein MGLFGKSKLSAGLDIGSGFVKLVVVDHSKPEPEIVQIATSPLVPDAIVEGEIMDPVLVAETLRAVVESSGLKKRNVVAAVGGHDVIIKKIQMDRMSANDAREVIRWEAEQHVPFDMENVQLDFQILDPDATTPQMSVLLVAAKRELIENRLALLADAGLTPAVIDVDAFALHNAFERSYAEPFNGLVALVNVGHETTNVNLLEDGQPTLVRDLPFGSRRLRETLQRERGLTAERAEAVLQGRDSGVDLRPLVDERIDELSVGIERAVAFIVAQSGGEGLNRVFVSGGGARIPGLVEALSRRLGARAEVVNPLQRVRVRPEVMEAFPLDEFAPLLMLPVGLALRQA